The genomic DNA GCACCGATCACGATAACCCGTTTCATGCAACTCCTTCGGTGGAACCCGATACGCTGTCCGGTCATTGTATGGCTCGCGTATCGGCCTTCCGAAGCGGAAAAGTCATCGTGATCTAACCCGTTAGAGCCTCGTCATACCCGCGTTAGATTGCAGGAAGGGACGGCAAGCCGGGTTCCCCGGCCAGATCGGCAAGCGTGACGCCGTCGACGTAGCGCTCGATGACCTCGTCGAGGCCGGCCCAGAAACGCACGGTAGTGCATTCGCCCGCTCGCGGGCAGGCCATCCCCTCTTGCAAATCAAGGCACGCCACCGGGGCCGTGGAGCCTTCCACCGCGCGCAGCACGTCGCCCGCCCTGATAGCGGCCGGCTCCTGTGCCAGCGCGTAGCCGCCGCCCTTGCCGCGCACGCTGCGAAGCAACCCTGCCTGCACGAGCGGACGAGCCAGCTGCTCGAGGTACTTGAGCGAGATGTCCTCGCGCTCCGACACCTCGCGCAGGGCAACCTTACCCTCCGCTCCCGCTTGCGCCACGCACACCATGAGCCGCAGCGCATAACGGCCCTTCGTCGATACGAGCATCTCGATCACCCTTCCTTTCCGTTTCGCGCCGCACACGATGGCGATCTCGCGCGGCAGTCCCGCGTCCCTCCATGCGAACGTATCGCGTGAAGCAGTCGTTCGCACCGGAAGGCCGCCGACCGCTCTCCGTAAATTCTAGCAAACTTGTATGTTTAAGTCTTGACAATATCCCGTTTGCCACTATCTTAATCCTAGCAAAACTATATGATTAATGAAAGGCACCTCACATGACGATCACGACGCGCGATTCGCTCCTCACCATCCGCGGGCTTTCCGCCTCGGTTGACGAAACCCCCATCCTGCACGATATCGATCTCGCCGTGGGCCCCGGCGAGACCCACGTCATCATGGGCCCGAACGGCGCGGGCAAATCCACGCTCGGCCACGTGGTCATGGGAGATGCCGCCTACCGCATGGACGGCGGCTCCGTCGAGTTCGACGGCCGCGACATCACCGACCTCTCCCCCGACAAGCGCTCGCGCGCGGGGCTGTTCCTGAGCTTCCAGGCGCCCGTTGAAATCCCCGGTGTGCCCCTGTCAAGCTTCCTGCGCGCAACCGTCGCCGGCCGCGACGGCAAAGAGCTCAAGGGCAAGCAGTTCAAGAAGCACGTGCGCACCCTGGCCGACGAGCTGGACATGGATCCGTCGTATCTCGACCGCGAGCTGGGCGTGGGCTTCTCGGGCGGCGAAAAGAAGAAGCTGGAGATGCTGCAGCTGCTGTTACTGGAACCGAAGCTGGCCATCCTCGACGAGACGGACTCGGGCCTCGACGTGGACGCGCTGGGCGTGGTGTCGCGCGGCATCGACGCGTACCGTCGCGCCACGGGCGGCGCGCTGGTCGTCATCACCCACAACACGCGCATCCTCGAGCACGTCGACGTCGACCGCGTGCACGTCATGGTGCGCGGCCGCATGGTGGCCGAGGGCGACTCCTCGCTCATCGAATCGATCAACGAGCAGGGCTTCGAGCAGTTCGAGCAAGCCGGTGCGGAAGCGGCGCGCGAACCCGTCGCCGCGCTATAGGAGGCACGCATGACTAAAGAGTTCCGAACCTATGTGGAGGACGTCGACCGCACGCTGTACGACATCAGCGACGCGACCGACCCGTCCCTCCGGCTCGACGCAGGCCTCACGCCCGACATCGTCCGCGAGATCTCGGCCAAGAAGGACGAGCCGTCCTGGATGCTCGACTTCCGCCTCAAGGCGCTCGACACCTACCAGCGCATGGAGGCGCCCGACTGGGGCCCCGGCCTCGAAGGCCTCGACATGGATCACATCGTGACGTACGTGAAGCCCGCCACCGACCAGCAGGCCGATTGGGAAAGCCTCCCCGACGATGTGAAGAACACGTTCGACCGGCTGGGCATCCCTGAGGCCGAGCGCGCCTACCTGGCCGGCGTCGGCGCGCAGTACGACTCCGAGCTGGTGTACCACAACATGCAGAAAACGGCTGCCGACATGGGGATCGTCTATTCCGGCATCGAGGAGGCGCTGCGCGAGCCGAAGTGGGAGGCGCTCATCCGAGAGAAGTTCATGACGCTGATCCCGCCCACCGACCACAAGTTCGCCGCGCTTCACGGCGCGGTGTGGAGCGGCGGCTCGTTCGTCTACGTGCCGAAGGGCGTGAAGCTGGACTTCCCCCTGCAAAGCTACTTCCGCCTGAACGCGAAGGGCGCAGGACAGTTCGAGCACACGCTGATCATCGTGGAGGACGACGCCAGCCTGCACTTCATCGAAGGCTGTTCGGCGCCGAAGTACAACGTGGCGAACCTGCACGCCGGAGCCGTGGAGCTGTTCGTGGGCAAGCGCGCGTCCTTGCGCTATTCCACGATCGAGAACTGGTCGAAGAACATGTACAACCTCAACACGAAGCGCGCCGTGGTGCAGGAGGGCGGCGCCGTCGAGTGGATCAGCGGGTCGTTCGGCAGCCACGTGGGCTACCTCTACCCCATGTCCATCCTGGCCGGGCGCAAGTCGACCAGCAGCTTCACCGGCATCACGTTCGCCGGCGCAGGGCAGAACCTCGACACCGGCTGCAAGGTGGTGCTGGCCGCGCCCGACACGTCGGCCACCGTGGAGACGAAGTCCATCTCGAAGGGCGGCGGCGCCTCCACGTTCCGCTCGTCCATCGTGGCCACCGAGAACGCGCGGGGCGCGGCCGCCAGCGTGTCGTGCCAGTCGCTTATGCTGGACGACATCAGCCGGTCGGACACCATCCCGGCCATGGACATCCGCTGCAAGCACGTGGACATCGGCCACGAGGCCACCATCGGGCGCATCGGCGACGATAAGGTGTTCTACCTGATGAGCCGCGGCGTGTCGGAGGAAGAGGCGCGCACGATGATCGTGAACGGCTTCGCCGACCCCGTGTCGAAGGAACTGCCGCTGGAGTACGCCGTGGAGATGAACAACCTGATCAAGCTAGAAATGGAAGGGGCCATCGGATAATGGGAACCCTCACGATAGAACACGCGAACGCGATGCCCGCCCCCACCTGGCATCGCCTGCACGTCAACGACGTGGACATAGAGCTGCCGAGCGGCCTTGCAGCCGCCCAGCAGGTGGAAGTGTCGTGCGAGGAAGGGCTGCAGGGAGAGGTTGGGGCGTTCGATCGCGCGCTCTCCAGCCTTTCCGTGGCCGCAGACTGCCTCCACCCCTTCATGGCCGCGCAGGGGCTTCGGGATCAACCCGCCGCATGCGCGGCCGATCATGAGCCCTCCCCGGTCGAACCCGCAAGCGCCCCGACATCGGCTGCACACCAGGTCGACGACCAAGCAACCCTCGCTGCAGCCATGGAAGGCGGGGCGGCTGCGCATCAGATTGACGACCAATCGACTCTCCCTGCAGCCATGGAGGATGGGACGGCCGCGGAGGGCGGAGCCGCCTCAGAGGAGGGTGCTGCCATGGAGGGGCTCGACGCTCCCGCGCTCTCAGCCTACCAGCTTCAGGCGCTCGAGAACCGCTACCTCTCCCCTGCCGACGTCTTCACCACCGGCATGGGCGACGAAGCGCGCGAATACCTCGAGTTCGTGGCGGGCGAGCCTGTCGTGCTGGCCACGCGCCCTGACGAGCGCACCTGCGCAACAGTGCGCGTCGAAGGCGTGGACGGCGCGGCCAACGCGGCCGCCGTCGACGTCGTGGCCGCTCCGGGCTCGTCGCTGTCGCTGGCCGTCGCGCTCGATTCGCCCGCGCCGGGCGCGGGCGTCGTGGGCGTGCGACTGCGCGTGTTCGCCGGCGCCGATGCGCGGGTGGACGTCGCCGTCACGCAGACGCTCGACGACGGATGGATCGCGCTCGACGATGCGGGCATCGTGCTCGACGAGCGCGCCCTCGTGCAGGTGCGCCACACCGTGCTGGGCGCGGGCCGCGCGTACACGGGGCTCGACGCCGACCTGCGCGGCGACGACGCGCGCCTCGACATCGACACGCGCTACCTGGGGCATGCCTCCCAGCAGCGCGACTTCAACTACGTCGCGCACCAGCGAGGACGGCGCACCGTGTGCAACCTCGACGCGAACGGCGTGCTGGCGGGCGAATCGGAGAAGACGCTGCGCGGCACCATCGAGCTCGTGCACGGCTGCAAGGGTTCCGTCGGCTCCGAGCAGGAGACGGTGCTGCTTGCCGACGAGCGCGTGGCGAACCGCACCGTGCCCGTCATCCTCTGCGACGAGGACGACGTGGCCGGCAACCACGGCGCCACCATCGGCCATGTGCGTCCCGAGCAGCTGTTCTACCTGGCCAGCCGCGGTATCTCGCCGGACGACGCCGAGCGCCTGTTCATCACCGCCTCCTTCGAGGAAGCGGCCATCAACGCGCCCGACCAGCGCACCCTCGCATCCGTAGCCCGCCTCGCCGCCGCCCGCGGCATCGAGATCGAGGAGGCCGTCGCATGAGCACCCCAACCACATGGCCGGAAGGCGACGTCCGGGAGCAACGCCGCACGCGAACGGCCGACCCGGGCGTCCCCGGGAGCGTCCCCGAAAGCAACCCCCTCGCAATCGACATAGCCGCGAACCCCTACAAGCAGGACTTCCCCCTGCTGGCGGCCAACCCCGGCCTCGCCTTCCTCGACAGCGCAGCCACGGCCCAGCGCCCTGCCGTCGCCCTCGACGCGCAGCGCCGCTTCTACGAGAAGATGAACGCGAACGCCCTGCGCGGCCTTTATCGCCTGTCGGTGGACGCCACCGAGGCCATCGACGAGGCCCGCGCCCACGTCGCGCGCTTCATCGGCGCCGCCGATGCGCGCGAGGTCGTGTTCTGCCGCAACGCCAGCGAGGCCCTGAACCTCGTGGCGAAAGCGTTCGCTCCCACCGTGCTGGAGCCCGGCGACGAGGTATGCATCACCATCATGGAGCACCACTCGAACCTCATCCCCTGGCAGCAGGCGTGCCGCGCGGCGGGCGCGCGCCTCGTGTACCTGTTCCCCGACGAGGACGGCGTAATCGGCGAGGAGGAGCTGGACGCGAAGATCGGACCGCGCACCAAGATCGTCGCGGCCGCCCACGTGTCGAACGTCCTCGGCATCGAGAACCCCATCGAGGCCATGGCCGAGCGCGTGCATGCGCACGACGGCTTCATGGTGGTTGACGGCGCGCAATCGGTGCCGCACCTGCCCGTCGACGTGCGGAAGCTCGGCTGTGACTTCTTCGCGTTCTCAGCGCACAAGGCGCTGGGGCCCTTCGGCGTGGGCGTGCTGTGGGGCAAGCTCGACCTGCTGGAGGCCATGCCGCCGTTCCTCACGGGCGGCGAGATGATCTCGTCGGTCACGCAGGAAGGGGCCGTGTGGGCGCCCGTGCCCGAGAAGTTCGAGGCCGGCACGCAGGACGCCGCCGGCATCGTGGCGACGGCCGCCGCGCTGGGCTACCTCGAGGGCATCGGCTGGGACGCGTTGCAGGCGCGCGAGCAAGCGCTCGTGCGCGCCGCCATGGAACGTCTGGCGGCGCTGCCCTACATCCGCATCATCGGCCACCCCGACCCGGCGCAGCACCACGGCGCCATCAGCTTCGAGGTGGACGGCATCCACCCGCACGACGTGGCCAGCATCCTCGACGAGCACGACGTGGCCATCCGCGCCGGGCACCATTGCGCCCAGCCGCTGCTGGCGTGGCAGGGCGTGGAGTCGTGCTGCCGCGCGTCGCTGGCGTTCTACAACGACGAGGGCGACATCGACGCGCTCGTCGACGGCCTGGACGGCGTTTGGAGGACCTTCAATGGCTAGCATCTACACCGCGGCGCTCATGGAGCACAACGCGCATCCCGACTACAAGTACCAGATGGACGAGCCCACCTGCACGCACGACGGCGTGAACCCCAGCTGCGGCGACGAGCTGACGCTGTCGCTGCGCCTGAGAGGCGATCGTATAGAGGAGGCCGCCTTCACCGGCCACGGCTGCGCCGTGAGCCAGGCGGCGGCCGACATGATGGCCGACCTCGTCACCGGCGAGACCGTGGGCGAAGCGCGCCGCTTAAGCGGCCTCTACCTCGACATGATCAAGGGACGCCCGCTCACCGACGAGGAGCGCGCCGACCTCGACGAAGCCGCCGAGCTCGAATCCATCGCCCGCATGCCCGCCCGCGTCAAATGCGCCGAGCTGGCCTGGAGAACGCTGGAGAAGCTGCTGGACCAGCAACTGGAAAAGGCATAGGACTCGGCCGATGCGTGAAGGATCGCACGACGCCGCAGGGCGAACGATGCCGTGCGATTTCGGCAAGATCGCACCGTTATGGCTATCTTCGAACAAGCATCATGCCTGACCATAATCTCGCCACCAGGCATGATGCAAATACCAGAGCCGATGCCACCTTAACAGCGCCTAGAAAAGCTCGCATATCGACGCGGTCTTGCCAGTGCGCATAGCGGTTGCATCGCAACTGACTTACGAGTAAGATGCTCGTAAGTCAGTTGCGATGCAAAGGAGGACGCATGTTCGTCGGTCGCGAAGAAGAGCTCGGCGCGCTGGAGCGCCTGTACCGAAAAAGCGGCTTCCAGATGGTCGTGCTCTACGGGCGGCGGCGCGTCGGCAAAACGACGCTGCTCGACAAGTTCTCCGAAGGAAAGCCTACCCTGTACTTCACCGCCCAGGTTCAAAGCGCTACCATGAACCTGCGGTCCTTTTCCCAAACGGCCTACCGGTTCTTCGACTTGCCCGCCACGACGGGAGCATTCGAATCATGGTCGGATGCCTTCGCTTTTGTTGCTAGCCGCGCGAAATCCTCATCCGAGCCGATCCTCTTCGTC from Eggerthella lenta DSM 2243 includes the following:
- a CDS encoding RrF2 family transcriptional regulator, whose product is MLVSTKGRYALRLMVCVAQAGAEGKVALREVSEREDISLKYLEQLARPLVQAGLLRSVRGKGGGYALAQEPAAIRAGDVLRAVEGSTAPVACLDLQEGMACPRAGECTTVRFWAGLDEVIERYVDGVTLADLAGEPGLPSLPAI
- the sufB gene encoding Fe-S cluster assembly protein SufB yields the protein MTKEFRTYVEDVDRTLYDISDATDPSLRLDAGLTPDIVREISAKKDEPSWMLDFRLKALDTYQRMEAPDWGPGLEGLDMDHIVTYVKPATDQQADWESLPDDVKNTFDRLGIPEAERAYLAGVGAQYDSELVYHNMQKTAADMGIVYSGIEEALREPKWEALIREKFMTLIPPTDHKFAALHGAVWSGGSFVYVPKGVKLDFPLQSYFRLNAKGAGQFEHTLIIVEDDASLHFIEGCSAPKYNVANLHAGAVELFVGKRASLRYSTIENWSKNMYNLNTKRAVVQEGGAVEWISGSFGSHVGYLYPMSILAGRKSTSSFTGITFAGAGQNLDTGCKVVLAAPDTSATVETKSISKGGGASTFRSSIVATENARGAAASVSCQSLMLDDISRSDTIPAMDIRCKHVDIGHEATIGRIGDDKVFYLMSRGVSEEEARTMIVNGFADPVSKELPLEYAVEMNNLIKLEMEGAIG
- the sufU gene encoding Fe-S cluster assembly sulfur transfer protein SufU, whose protein sequence is MASIYTAALMEHNAHPDYKYQMDEPTCTHDGVNPSCGDELTLSLRLRGDRIEEAAFTGHGCAVSQAAADMMADLVTGETVGEARRLSGLYLDMIKGRPLTDEERADLDEAAELESIARMPARVKCAELAWRTLEKLLDQQLEKA
- a CDS encoding aminotransferase class V-fold PLP-dependent enzyme, producing the protein MSTPTTWPEGDVREQRRTRTADPGVPGSVPESNPLAIDIAANPYKQDFPLLAANPGLAFLDSAATAQRPAVALDAQRRFYEKMNANALRGLYRLSVDATEAIDEARAHVARFIGAADAREVVFCRNASEALNLVAKAFAPTVLEPGDEVCITIMEHHSNLIPWQQACRAAGARLVYLFPDEDGVIGEEELDAKIGPRTKIVAAAHVSNVLGIENPIEAMAERVHAHDGFMVVDGAQSVPHLPVDVRKLGCDFFAFSAHKALGPFGVGVLWGKLDLLEAMPPFLTGGEMISSVTQEGAVWAPVPEKFEAGTQDAAGIVATAAALGYLEGIGWDALQAREQALVRAAMERLAALPYIRIIGHPDPAQHHGAISFEVDGIHPHDVASILDEHDVAIRAGHHCAQPLLAWQGVESCCRASLAFYNDEGDIDALVDGLDGVWRTFNG
- the sufC gene encoding Fe-S cluster assembly ATPase SufC, which encodes MTITTRDSLLTIRGLSASVDETPILHDIDLAVGPGETHVIMGPNGAGKSTLGHVVMGDAAYRMDGGSVEFDGRDITDLSPDKRSRAGLFLSFQAPVEIPGVPLSSFLRATVAGRDGKELKGKQFKKHVRTLADELDMDPSYLDRELGVGFSGGEKKKLEMLQLLLLEPKLAILDETDSGLDVDALGVVSRGIDAYRRATGGALVVITHNTRILEHVDVDRVHVMVRGRMVAEGDSSLIESINEQGFEQFEQAGAEAAREPVAAL
- a CDS encoding SufB/SufD family protein yields the protein MGTLTIEHANAMPAPTWHRLHVNDVDIELPSGLAAAQQVEVSCEEGLQGEVGAFDRALSSLSVAADCLHPFMAAQGLRDQPAACAADHEPSPVEPASAPTSAAHQVDDQATLAAAMEGGAAAHQIDDQSTLPAAMEDGTAAEGGAASEEGAAMEGLDAPALSAYQLQALENRYLSPADVFTTGMGDEAREYLEFVAGEPVVLATRPDERTCATVRVEGVDGAANAAAVDVVAAPGSSLSLAVALDSPAPGAGVVGVRLRVFAGADARVDVAVTQTLDDGWIALDDAGIVLDERALVQVRHTVLGAGRAYTGLDADLRGDDARLDIDTRYLGHASQQRDFNYVAHQRGRRTVCNLDANGVLAGESEKTLRGTIELVHGCKGSVGSEQETVLLADERVANRTVPVILCDEDDVAGNHGATIGHVRPEQLFYLASRGISPDDAERLFITASFEEAAINAPDQRTLASVARLAAARGIEIEEAVA